DNA from Deltaproteobacteria bacterium:
CAACGTCGGCGTCGGCTACGAGGGCAACGACAGCCCTGACCCCGGTCGGTTCGCCGTGACCAAGGATCCGAAGGATACCGGCGCGTTCAAGACACCGGGCTTGCGCGGCGTGACGCTACACCCGCCCTACTTTCACGACGGCAGCGGCAAGACGCTCGAGGACGCGGTCGATTTCATGATCGGCGGCGGCTACCGCAAGAACAACCCGCACATCGATCCGAAGCTCAAACCGAAGAAGCTCACCGCGAAACAGCGGGCGCAACTGCTGGCCTTCTTGCGGGCGCTCACGCCGGACACCACCTACCAGCGGCCCAAGCTGCCGTAGCGACCCGGCCCGCACCAGTCACAGCAAGTTCTTGAAGTAGTCGAGCGCTTCGGGGTTCGCGAGCGCGTCGCGGTTGTCGACGGGCTGGCCGTGCATGACGCGCTGCACGGCCAGCTCGACGATCTTGCCGCTGATCGTCCGCGGGATCGCCGGCACCTGGAAGATGCGCGCCGGCACGTGGCGCGGCGACGCTTCCTCGCGGAGTTTGCGGCGAATCGTGCGCTCCAACTCGTCGGTGAGTTGGACGCCGTCGCGCAACACGACGCACAGAATCACCTCGACGTCCCCGTCGACCGGGTGGCCGACCGCGATCGACTCGACGACGTCGGGAATCGACTCGACGACGCGGTAAATCTCGGCCGTGCCGATGCGGACGCCGCCTGGATTCAGGGTCGCGTCCGACCGGCCGTAGATGATCATGCCATCGTGCTCGGTGAGTTCGGCGTAATCGCCGTGGCACCAGACGTTCGGGAACCGGGCGAAATACGCGTCGTGGTAGCGCTTGCCGTCCGGGTCGTTCCAGAAGTAGATCGGCATCGACGGAAATGGGCGCGTACAGCAAAGCTCGCCCTTTTGGCCGCGCACCTCGCGCCCCTGGTCGTCGAACACCGCGACCCGCATCCCGAGCCCCCGCATCTGCAACTCGCCACGGTAGACCGGGCCGATCGGGTTGCCGAGGGCGAAGCAGGAAATGATGTCGGTGCCGCCCGAGATCGACGCGAGGTGGACGTCTCGCTTGATGTCCCGGTACACGTAGTCGAAGCTCTCCGGCAGAAGCGGCGACCCGGTCGACAGAATCGCGCGCACCGACGACACGTCGTGCGTCTTGCGCGGCACGACGCCGGCTTTCTCGATCGACGCGAGGTACTTGGCGCTCGTGCCGAACACGGTGATGCCGACCTCCGCGGCGAACGACCACAGCGCGTCCGGCGCCGGGTAGGTCGGCGACCCGTCGTACAGCACGACCGTCGCCCCGAGCGCGAGCGAACTCACCAGCCAGTTCCACATCATCCATCCGCAGGTCGTGAAGTAGAAGATGCGGTCGTCCCGCTGCACGTCGGTGTGCAGGCCCAACTCCTTCAGGTGCTGGATGAGCGTACCGCCGGCGCCGTGTACGATGCACTTGGGCACGCCCGTGGTGCCCGACGAGTACATGATGTACAGCGGGTGGTTGAACGGCAGTATCGCGAAGTCGATGTCGCCGTCCGGCTGCGCCGCGACGTCCGCAAACCGCACCGCGCCCGGAAGGCCGTCGATCGCCGGTTCGTCGCCGGCGAACGGGATGACCACGGTGCGTTCGACGCTCGGGAGCTGCGCGAGGATGCCGCGGATGCGCGCGAGCGAGTCGATGGCCTTGCCGTTGTACGAGTAGCCGTCCGCGCAAAACAGCACCTTCGGCTCGATCTGGCCGAATCGGTCGAGCACGCCGCGAATTCCGAAGTCCGGCGAGCAGGACGACCAGATCGCGCCGATGCTCGCTGTGGCGAGCATCGCGACGATCGACTCGGGAACGTTCGGAACGAAGCCGGCTACGCGGTCGCCGGCGGCCACGCCCTGTGCCCGCAGCCACCGCGCGACCGCGCTGACCTGTGCGTACAACTCGGCGTACGTGATCGAGCGCCGCCGGCCGCGTTCGTCGCCCGCGACGATGGCCACCTGGTCGTCCCGGTAGCGCAGCAAGTTGGCGGCGAAGTTCAGCCGTGCGTCCGGGAACCAGCGCGCGCCGGGCATCTTGTCGAGGTCGACGACGACGCGGTCGCCCCGCTCGGCCGCCGCGATGTCGAAGAACTCCCACACGGCCGGCCAGAACGCGGCGGGGTCGTCGACCGACCAGCGCCACGCCGACCGCACGTCGGGCTGGCCGACTTGTTTCAGAAAGCGCGTCATGTTCGCGCGCGCGATCCGCTCCGACGACGGCGTCCACATCGGCTCGCTCATGGCCCCGGACTGTACCGCAGCCGCGCGCCGCCCGCGCAACACCGCGCTATCGCGCCATGCCACCGGGCGCGTACACGCGCTCCGGCGCGACGTTCGGGTAGCGCAGCGCCTTGACGCGCAGCGCCGCAATCGCGTCGAGGATGTCGCGCCGATCGCGGCCGGCGGCACGCAGCGCGGCGACCCGTGCCGCCACCGCGCGCCCCGTCGCGGGCGGGTGGTAGCACAGCGCGCGGCCGAACACGACGTGGCCACCGACGCCGACCAGCCGCGCCTCGACCACATCCCCGGCTGAGACGCCGTGCAGGGCGCGCGGCTCGTCCACCGCGAAGCGGGCGCCGCCGATCAGATCGCGCAGCCTCACCCGCCCGGGCTCGATCGCGACGACCTCGAACAGCGACCGGTGCGATCGGATCAGCGCCCGCACCGCATCGCGGCGGTCCGGATCCGGCTCGCCGGCCAGCAGCGACGCCGCCGGCGGCCACCGCTGGCCGTCGCGCACGCGCTCGAATGCGTACCACTCGAGAAATGCCTGCGTCCACGCCTCCCACAGCTCCTCGTCCTCGAACACGCGCCCGCGGCGGTCGTCGAAGTCCGCCCGCGCCCGGGCCACGTCGTCGGCGTCGCCGGCAACTCGTTCGATCACCTCGTCGATGAGTTGGCCGACGAGCCGCGCGGCCTGCTCCGCGGTCACGCCGATTGCCCGCGCATCGCCGCGGCGAAGCGCGCAAACAGGTACGCGGAATCGTGCGGGCCCGGGCTCGCCTCGGGATGATACTGGACGCCGAACACCGGCTTTCCGGCGACCCGAAGGCCCTCCACGGTTCGGTCGTACAGGTTCAGGTGCGTGCAGATCGCGCGGCCGGCAAGCGAGTCCACATCGACGCAGAAGCCGTGGTTCTGCGACGTAATCTCGACCTTGCCGGTGGCGAGATCGAGCACCGGATGGTTGGCGCCGTGGTGGCCGAACGGCAGCTTGTAGGTGCGACCGCCAAGGGCGAGCGCGAGGATCTGATGTCCCAAGCAGATGCCGAAAAGCGGCACGCCGCTGGCCACCAGATCGCGGACCGCATCGACCGCGTACGTGACCGCCGCCGGGTCCCCCGGCCCGTTGGACAGAAACACCCCGTCGGGCGCCAGCGCGAGCGCGTCAGCCGCCGGCGTCGTCGCCGGTACGACCGTGACGCGAATGCCGGCGTCGCGCAGGTCGCGCAGGATGTTGCGCTTGATGCCGAAGTCGTAGGCGACGACGTGGAGTTCGGCCGGCGGCGGCGGCGCGCCCGGGGCGTCCGGCGGCCGCCAGGTCGGCTCGTCCCAGGTGTATCGCTCGGCGCACGTCACCTGTGGCACCAGATCGCGCCCCTCCATCGACGGCGATGCGAGTACGCGGTCGCGCAGTTCCCCCACGTCGACGTCGCCGGTCGCGATCGCGCCGCGCTGGGCGCCGCGGTCGCGGATGCGCCGGGTGAGCGCTCGCGTGTCCACCCCGGTGATGCCGGCGACGCCCGCGTCCGCCAGCAGCGACGCGAGGTCGCCCTCCGCGCGCCAGTTCGACGCGAGCGGCGCCAGCTCGCGGACCACGAACCCCGACGCGAACACGCGGCCGGACTCGAAATCCTCGCGGTTGACCCCGGTGTTGCCGATCTGCGGCGCGGTCATGGCGACGATCTGCCCGCAGTAGCTCGGGTCGGTGAGAATCTCCTGGTAGCCGGTCATCGCCGTGTTGAACACGACCTCGCCGAACACCGTCTCCTCGGCGCCGAAAGCGTCGCCGCGGAACACCGAGCCGTCCTCGAGCACGAGCACCGCCGGGCGGCGCGCGGTCACAGCGCACCTCCGAGTTCGTACACGACGCGGCCGCCGACGATCGTGACGACGGCGCGTCCGCGGACGCGCCGCCCGTGAAACGGCGTGTTCCGCGACTTGGACTCCATGCGATCGCGATCGACCGTCCATTCGAGATCCGGATCGAGGATCGTCACGTCGCCGACCGCGCCGGGAGCCAGGGTGCCGGCGCCCGGTACGCGCAGGTCGAACACCCGCGCAGGCGCCGCGGTGAGCAACTCCACCGCGCGCATCCAGCCGATCGCGCCGCGGGCCACCAGTTCGAGTGTGAGCGGCACCGCCGTCTCGAGGCCGAGCATCCCGCACGCGGCATGTTCGAACTCGACCTCCTTCTCCACCTCGGAGTGCGGTGCGTGATCGGTCGCGATGCAGTCGATCGTGCCGTCGGCGAGCGCTTCGACGATCGCGTCGATGTCGGCGGCCGTGCGCAGCGGCGGCGCCACCTTGGTGGACGTATCGTACGCGAGGCACGCCTCGTCCGTGAGCGTGAAGTGGTGCGGCGTCACCTCGCACGTCACCGGCAGGCCGCGGCGTTTGGCATCGCGCACCAGCGCGACCGTGCGCGCCGTCGACACGTGGGCGACGTGATAGCGCGCGCCGGTCCACTCGACCAGCTCGAGGTCGCGCGCGACCATGACCGACTCGGCCTGCGGCGGCTGGCCGCTGAGGCCCGCGCGCGTCGCCGCGTCCCCCTCGTTCATGGCGCCGCCGGCCGACAGGCTCAGATCCTCGGCGTGCTGGACGACCGGCAGGCCGAACGTGCGCGCATATTCGAGCGCGCGACGCATCAAGCCCGCGCTCATGACCGGGCGGCCGTCGTCGGACACCGCGACGATCCCCGCGTCGCGCATCTCGCCGAATTCGGCGAGCGCCTCGCCCTGCAGACCGCGGGAGATCGCGCCGATCGGCCGCACGCGGACGCCGTCGACCAGCGCGGCGCGCTCGAGGATCAACTCGGTCACTGCGCGGCAGTCGTTGGCCGGCTTGGTGTTCGGCATGCAGCACACCGTCGTGAACCCGCCGGCGGCCGCCGTCCGCGATCCGGACTCGATGTCCTCTTTGTACTCCTCGCCGGGCTCGCGCAGGTGGACGTGGAGATCGATGAGGCCGGGCCCGACGATGCGGTCGGCGGCGTCGATGACGCGGGCGCCGGCCGGCGCCGCGAGCCCGCGGCCGACCTCGGCGATCCGGCCGGCTTCGATCTTCACGTCGGCCGTCGCATCGCGGCCGGCGGCCGGATCGATCACGCGGCCGCCCCGAATCAGCAGGCTGCCTCCCGGCCCACTGCGCGTCGTGTGGCTTTGATCGCGGCGGTCGTCCATGCGGTCCGCGCGGTTCTAACAGGGCCGGACCGCGCCGGCAAGCCCGGGGCTGGCCCGAGCGCCCGCCGCGCTCCGGCCGGCCGAGCGCGGTGGTACAGTGCCGGCGATGGCCCGGACGGCCGGCATCGTCATCATCGGCGACGAGATCCTCAGCGGGAAGTTCGCCGACGAAAACGCCCGCTACCTCATCGGCGCGCTGCGCGAACTCGGCGTCGCGCTGCAGCGCGTGTCCATGATCCCCGACGACGTCGACGACATCGCGGACACGGTCGCCCGCTTCTCGGACCGGTTCGATCTCGTGTTCACGTCGGGAGGCGTGGGGCCGACCCACGACGACGTCACCATGGCCGGGATCGCGCGCGCGTTCGGTGTCGACGTGGTCGTTCACCCGGCCCTCGCCGATGCCATCCGCGCCTTCTTCGGCCCGGAGTTGGCCGAGCGCAACCTGCGGTTGGCCGAGGTCCCTGCCGGCGCCGAGTTGATCGGCGACGGCGGCGACCTGAAGTGGCCAGTCGCGCGAATTCGCAACGTCTACATCCTGCCCGGCGTGCCGGCGCTGTTCCGCCGCAAGTTCGAATCGATCGCCCACCTGTTTCGCGACGTGCCCTGGACGGTAGAGCGCGTGTTCGCGCGAGCCGACGAGGGCGCGCTCGCCCCGCACCTGGACGCCGTCGTCGCCGGGCATCCCGACGTCGCGGTGGGCAGCTACCCGCGCTTCGATGAGCCCGACTATCGGGTGCTCATCACGCTCGAGAGCAAGCACCCCGACGCCGTGCGCGCCGCACGCGCGGATCTGGTTGCGCGGTTGGGCGACATCGTGGTCAGGGTAGAGGAGTCATGACCAGCGAGAAGCTCACGTCGGTGCGCGGCATGAACGACATCCTGCCGCCCGAGTCGGACGCGTGGCGGCAGTTCGAGGATCACTGCCGCGCCATCTTGCACCAGTACGGGTACCGAGAGGTCCGCACGCCGATCGTCGAAGCGACGGCGCTGTTCGCGCGCGGAGTCGGCGAGGCGACGGACATCGTCGAAAAGGAGATGTACACGTTCGCGGACCGCAAGGGCCGATCGCTCACACTGCGCCCCGAGGGCACCGCGAGTTGCGTGCGCGCGTACATCCAGCACGCCGTCCACAAGCGCGAGCCGGTCACCCGCTGGTACTACGTCGGGCCGATGTTCCGCTACGAGCGGATGCAGACCGGCCGATACCGCCAGTTCTGGCAGATCGGAGTCGAGGTGTTCGGCATCGCCGAGCCGACCATCGACGTCGAGATCGTCGCGATGCTGCACCGGCTGTACAGCGAGGTCGGCATCGCCAACACGGTGGTGATCAACTCGGTCGGCGGACGTGCCGACCGGCCGGTGTATCGCGAACGGTTGCTGGCGCACTTCGGTCCGCATCGCGACGCGCTGTGCGGCGACTGCCGGCGGCGGCTCGACAAGAATCCGCTGCGGGTGTTGGACTGCAAGGTGGAGGCGTGCCGCCGCATCATCGCTGGCGCGCCGTCGGTGCTCGATGCGCTCGGCGACGCCAGCCGCGGCCATTTCGACGCCGTCCGGCGCGGACTGGCCGCCGTCGGCGTGCCGTTCGACGTCGACCCGCGCCTCGTGCGCGGGCTCGATTACTACACCGGCACCGTATTCGAGCTGATCACCGCCGACGCGGCGCTCGGCGCGCAGGGTACGATCGTCGCCGGCGGCCGCTACGACGACCTGGTCGAAGACCTCGGCGGCCCGTCCACCCCCGCGATCGGGTTCGCGCTCGGCGTCGAACGAGCGATGTTATTGCTGGGCGACCGCGGGCGCGCAGGCGCCGCCATCGACGTATTCTTCGCCAGCGCCGGCCCCGCCGCCCGCGAGCGCGCGCTCGCGGTGGCCGATGCCGTCCGTCGCGCGGGGTTCGCGGCGGACATGGAGCACCGCGACGTGGGGTTCAAGGCGCAGTTCAAGCGCGCTCACAAGCTCGGCGCCCAGTGGGTCGTCGCGATCGGCGACGCCGAGGCGGCCGCCGGCACGGTGCGGCTCAAGCACATGGAGTCGGGGCAGGAGCGCGAAATCGCCGCCGAGCTGGTGGTCGACGCCCTGCGCGGCGAAGTGTAGCGGCCGCAACCGCCACACCCGTCGGTCGCCTCGGCCGGCGTTCGCGCTCCGCCGCCGGCGACTACGACCGAACGGTGCGGACGACGATCGCGCCGGCGCCGAGCGCCAGCAGTGCGCCGATCCGGCCGAGCCAGCCGAAGCTCCCCTCGCCGCCGGCCGCCGCCGCTCGGCGCACGGCCGCCGCGGGTCGCGCGCGCAGCGCCGGCTCCGCTCCGTTCGCGCGTCCGGCGCCCGCCGCAAACGCGAGCAGCGCGTCCCGGCGCTCCGGCATCGCGCCCCACGACACCGTCTCGATCAACGTGCCGTCGGCGCGGAACGCGGCGACCTCGACGTGGTCACCGATGACGTGCACGCGCAGGTAGTGGTTGACGCGCTCCATGTAGCGCACCGCGTCCCGATCGATCGCCGCCGCGCGCCGGCTCCGCGGGTACAGCGGCGCGCCGCCGCCACCGGTCACGAAGTAGCGCACGCCCCCGCGCTCGGCGCGCTGGTAGTTGTGGTCGTGGCCGCTGAACACGGCATCGACACCGTAGCGCTCGAACAGCGGCGTCCACGCGTCGCGCAGCTGGCTGTGGCCGCCGTGGATCGACACGGAAAACGGCGGGTGGTGCATGACGACGAATACGTGGCGGATGCGGCGGTCGAGTTGCGCGGCCTGAAGCTGCTGCTCGATCCATGCGGTCTGGTCGGTCAGCGCAAAGCTGTAGGCGTTCGAGTCGAGCACGAGGAACCGCGAGTTGCCGTAGGTGAACGCATAGTAGCGCTCCGGGTTGGGCGCGTTCTCCGGCACCGCGAAGTACATGCGATAGTTGTCGGCCGTACGGCCGCGCCCCTGGCGGTCGTGGTTGCCGAGCGCGGGAAACAGGACGTTCTCGGCGAGCAGCTCGCGCTCGATGTCGAAGAACTCCTGCCATTCGGCGAGCGAGCTGCCCTCGTTGACGTAGTCGCCGGTGCCCAGCAGAAAGTCCGGCACTTCGCGGCGGATGCGCTCGACCACCGCACGGTGGGCGCGCGCGTTGGACCGGCTGTCGCCGAACGCGACGAACATGAAGGGCGCATCCGGCTCCGGCGCGGTTGCGAACTCACCTTCGGCCTGCTCGTCGTCGCACACGACGCGATACCGGTAGCGCGTGCCCGCGTCGAGTCCGTCGACGACGACCTCGTGGAGATCCTCCGGCTCGGCCGCCACCGCGCGCGCGACGCGGCCGGCTGCATCGACGACCTCGACGGCGCACGCGCGCTCGCGACTCGACTCCCACATCACCGTGACCGACGACCGGCTCACGTTTTGTAAGTACGGCCCCTTGTCGAACGCACCCGCGCGCGCGGCGCCGCCCACGGCCGCCCACGCGGCAGCGCACGTTATCGCGCAGACTGCGAGGCGCACGCCTTCATGGTAGGCGGCACCGGCCCCGGGGCGCAAGTTCCGCGCCAGCGCCTACTCCGCGTAACGGGCCTTGGCCAACGCGCGCACCGCGTCGCGGGCGCTGGCCTCGATGTAGCCAAACCTGCGCACCAGCGCGTCGATCGTGTCCCGCGCGGCCGCCTTCGCCTCGTCGTCGAGCACGCGGTCCCCGTCGGTGAGGTACGCGACCACGTTGCGGACAGCGCGGCCGACGATCTCGCGCCGCTGGCGGAAGTAGGCGTCTCGCAGCTTGCGGAACTCCTTGGGGAAGATGTGCTCGTAGTCGGCCTTTTGCCCGCGGTGGTCCAGCGACCACGCGCCGATGCGTGCGATCAGATCCTTGCGGAACTCGTCGGCCGGCCCAGTGACCTCGAGGGTGCGCTCCACCTCGCGCATCAACTCCTCGTCCGGGTCCTCGCTGCGCCCCGTGGCCTCGTTGAACACCTTCTCGTTGCGCGTCCAGTACGTGACGTGAGTGACGTACTTGGCAAACAGGCGCTGGTATTCGCCCTCCTCGACCAGGTTGAGCGCCGCGCGGACTTCCTCGTCCACGCGATCGAGCCACTTGCGCCGGGCGATCTCGATGAACTGAGCGTGGTCGTGGTAGCCGCCCGGCAGCGGCTCCTGCTTGAGGAACTCGTACACCGACACCTGCCGGGTGAGTTCCTCGATTTCGGCCAGCACCGCCTCCACCGACACGTAGTCGAACGTGGACGAGTTCGCCGCGTTGAACAACACGGTCTGCATTTCACGAGGGGACGCCCCGGTGCGGCCCTCGTAGCTCGGGTATGCGTCCGACTCGTGCCACAAGTCGGACAGGTGCGCACGCAACAACTTGGCCTGGTCGACCGTGTAGTCGTCCGGCACGGCGCCGGTCGCGTACAGTTCGGCCTTTTGTAGCGGCGTGAGGCGCGCAACCAGATCGGCCACCTGTTTGGGATAGCGTTCCGCGAGCGGTTTGCGCATGCGCGTGAGCACGGCCCACAGTGCCGCGACGTAGGCGCAATGCGGCTGGACGTGCCGATCGCTGGCCGCCTCGCGCAGCTTCTGCGCGTAGATCTGCTCCTCCTGAGTGTAGTCGAGCAGATAGGGCACTCGAATCAGGTCGAGCCGCCCCTTGAACGACTGAAACTCGGGCAGTTCTTTGAATGCGTTGAGGTGGATCTCGTTCGACGTACCGAGGTAGACGAGGTCCAGGTAGAGCGTCGCCGTCTGCAGGCTCACGGTCGATCGCTCCACGGTCGTCAGCAAGTACTTGTAGGCCTCGATCGGGCGCTTGAGCAGATCGGAATATTCGATGAGCCCGCGGTTGGCGCCGACCAACTCACCGCCGTACTCGAACAGCGCGACCGTCTGCAGCGCCGCCGGCAGCGCGGCGATCGACCGGTCGGCCGTGACCTGGCGCTCGGTCGCATCGACGGCGAGCTGCGGCTCGACGGTGACGTAGCCGCAGCGGTAGCGGTGTTGGATGTAGAACCGCTCCACCTGGACGTGGCGCAACACCTTGAGGTAATCGCCCTGGTAGCTGGCGAGCAGCGCCTCGTAGATCGCCTTGTTCTTGGCCGACAGCTGGCCGTATTGGATGTAGTCCGACAGCACGAAGCCGGCGTCGCGCGCGCCCGTGCGCTCCACGATCGATTCGAGCAGGTCCCGGCGGCGCGCGGGAGGAATCAGGAACAGCGGATGGTCGCGCAATTCGTCGACCACCTTGGCGTCGATCATGTCGTCGGGAAGGTAGGCGAACGTATCGCGCGCGTTGACGTCGTCGTAGCCGCCGCCGAAGCCGATGCCCGACTTCGACAACTTTTGCGCGGGAAAGATCCAATTGATGCGATACAGCGCCCCCTCGTCGAGCGTGGAGTAGTGCTGCATTGCGCGGCCGATGCACCGGATCAGCGTCGTCTTGGCCGAGCCGTTCGGGCCGTGCAGCAGCACCAGCTTGTTGGCGGCCCCTTCGTTGACGAAGTTCTTCAGCGCCCGGTAGACGCGGTTTTGCACTTCCTCCTGGCCCACCAGGCGATCGCGGCCGTCCGCCCACGGACAGTCGAACAGCCTGAACCGCCGCACCGTGCCGCGCGGAAACGCGATCTCGTCGGCGCCAAAATAGTCGAAACAGTCCTTGATGTACTGCGGCGCCGACCGGAGCTGGCGATACGACTGCCCGCACAGGTCCAGGTACTCGGCGAACGACAGTACGCGCTTGTTCTTGACGAAGTCTTCGCGAATCGCGTCGCCGACGGCGCGCAGCGCGTCCCCCGGGTCCACCGGCTTGTCCGTCATCGCGGCCGAGTGTAGCAAAGCCTCGGCATGCCGCCGCGGTCATGGCGGGTGATACGCTGCGCGCCATGGCCGACTTCGACTACGATCTGTTCGTCATCGGCGGCGGTTCGGGCGGCGTCCGCGCGGCGCGCATCGCGGCCGGGCACGGTGCGCGCGTCGCGCTCGCCGAAGAGTACCGCTACGGCGGCACGTGCGTGATCCGCGGCTGCGTCCCCAAGAAGCTGTTCGTCTACGCATCGCACTTCGCCGACGACTTTCGCGATGCGGAGGCGTACGGTTGGCGCGTCGGCGCCACGCAGTTCGACTGGCCGACCCTGGTGGCGGCCAAGGACCGCGAGATCGATCGGCTCAGCGCCATCTATGCCGGCTTGCTCGACCGCGCCGGCGTGACGCGGTTCGACGCGCGCGCCCGGCTGGCCGATCCGCACACCGTGGAGGTCGGCGGCCGGCGGGTGACCGCGCGCATCATCCTCGTCGCCACAGGGGGAACGCCGTGGAAGCCGTCGGTGCCGGGCGTCGAGTACGCGCTCACCTCGAACGAGATGTTCCACCTGCCCTCCCTCCCGCGTACGATCCTGGTGGTCGGCGGCGGCTACATCGCGGTCGAATTCGCGTGCATCCTCAGCGGCTTCGGCGTCGCCGTCACGCTGATGTACCGCCGCGACAAGGTGCTGCGCGGGTTCGACGACGACGTGCGCGACGCGGTCCAGGATCACCTCGCGGCCCGCGGCATCGAACTGCGCATGAACGCCAACATCGAGCGGATCGAACGGCTCGAGGGCGGCCGGCTGCGCATGCACCTCGACGGCGGCGGCGCGTTCGAACGCGACGCCGTGCTGTGCGCGACCGGGCGACGCCCCAACACCGACGACCTCGGGCTGCGCGAATGCGGCGTCGACCTCGGGCCGCACGGCGCCATCGTCGTAGACGAGATGTCGCGCACGTCGGTCCCCAGCATCTATGCGGTCGGCGACGTGACCGACCGGATCAACCTCACGCCGGTCGCGTTGCACGAAGGGCATGCGTTCGCCGACTCCGTGTTCGGAGGGAAGCCGCGCCCGGTCGACCACGAGTGCGTCCCGTCGGCCGTGTTCTCGCAGCCGCCGGTCGCGACGGTCGGGCTCACCGAAGCCCAGGCCCGCGACCGCTACCCGAACGTCCACATATACCGCTCGCGTTTCACCCCGCTCAAACACACGCTCACCGGCCGCGGCGACCACAAAACGCTGATGAAGCTGGTGGTCGACGGCGACAGCGACCGCGTTCTCGGCGCGCACATGGTCGGCGACGACGCGCCCGAGATCATCCAATGCATCGCGATTGCGGTGAAGATGGGCGCGACGAAAGCCGACTTCGACCGGACCATCGGCATCCACCCGACGTCGGCGGAGGAGTGGGTCACGATGCGCACCCGCGTCGCGTGACGGCGCGCTGCGCGCACGCCGCTACTTGCGATACGGCACCTCGTAGCCGTCGGCGCGGTAGACGTGCGCGTCGAAGAACCGGCGCAGCTCATCCATCGCGGCCGCGCCGCGCGGCGTGTCGATGATGTTGCGCAGCTCGCGCGGGTCGGCGCGCAGGTCGTAGGCCTCGAGCGTACCG
Protein-coding regions in this window:
- the gor gene encoding glutathione-disulfide reductase; translation: MADFDYDLFVIGGGSGGVRAARIAAGHGARVALAEEYRYGGTCVIRGCVPKKLFVYASHFADDFRDAEAYGWRVGATQFDWPTLVAAKDREIDRLSAIYAGLLDRAGVTRFDARARLADPHTVEVGGRRVTARIILVATGGTPWKPSVPGVEYALTSNEMFHLPSLPRTILVVGGGYIAVEFACILSGFGVAVTLMYRRDKVLRGFDDDVRDAVQDHLAARGIELRMNANIERIERLEGGRLRMHLDGGGAFERDAVLCATGRRPNTDDLGLRECGVDLGPHGAIVVDEMSRTSVPSIYAVGDVTDRINLTPVALHEGHAFADSVFGGKPRPVDHECVPSAVFSQPPVATVGLTEAQARDRYPNVHIYRSRFTPLKHTLTGRGDHKTLMKLVVDGDSDRVLGAHMVGDDAPEIIQCIAIAVKMGATKADFDRTIGIHPTSAEEWVTMRTRVA